In Phaseolus vulgaris cultivar G19833 chromosome 10, P. vulgaris v2.0, whole genome shotgun sequence, a single genomic region encodes these proteins:
- the LOC137818701 gene encoding uncharacterized protein: MFISNAELARRLKEDKPTIGVVEVGPNKGGASSIGDNSDEGKQIASYSHLKRKRTSNDATRSVSHQFKIKRKAEGNLNPEGSCLGKKLSMWDQEFNFSTHNRSHNVLEGDVPKFGSWGVDQLCGGAEKYLSRAVALMCLANLKAKENANVANLKAMENANAESKREKQLHDLQQEVDNLQADVSKREKQLRDLQKEVVQLLADAVEVYRLRSEATKLSNEKSILYLKLHNMGTEKKLKDEELYELRKKKAEFTKSIQDFNVKEAEWKETEESLKNQITLSFESGFVAALEQVAVLHLTIDLSELDLCKVVVDGKLVKEEEA, translated from the coding sequence ATGTTCATTTCAAACGCGGAGTTGGCACGGCGACTCAAGGAGGATAAGCCTACCATTGGTGTGGTGGAAGTCGGTCCCAACAAAGGTGGTGCTAGCAGCATCGGCGATAATTCCGACGAGGGTAAGCAGATTGCTTCCTACTCCCACCTCAAGCGGAAACGAACGAGTAATGATGCCACCCGTTCAGTTTCCCACCAGttcaaaatcaaaagaaaagcGGAAGGAAATTTGAATCCGGAAGGTTCATGTTTAGGGAAAAAGTTGAGCATGTGGGATCAAGAATTCAACTTTTCCACGCACAACAGATCACACAATGTCCTGGAAGGGGATGTGCCCAAGTTCGGGAGTTGGGGGGTCGACCAACTTTgtggaggtgctgaaaaatatcTCAGCAGAGCCGTTGCGCTGATGTGTTTAGCCAATCTTAAGGCTAAGGAAAACGCAAATGTAGCCAATCTTAAGGCTATGGAAAACGCAAATGCGGAGAGCAAAAGGGAAAAGCAGCTACACGATTTACAGCAAGAGGTAGATAACCTGCAAGCCGATGTCAGCAAAAGGGAAAAGCAGCTCCGCGATTTACAGAAAGAGGTAGTTCAGCTGCTAGCCGATGCCGTCGAAGTTTACCGCCTCCGTTCCGAGGCGACCAAGTTGTCCAATGAGAAGTCTATCCTCTATCTTAAACTCCATAACATGGGAACAGAGAAGAAGCTGAAAGATGAGGAGCTCTACGAGTTGAGGAAAAAGAAGGCTGAATTCACCAAGTCAATCCAAGACTTTAATGTGAAGGAGGCCGAGTGGAAAGAGACGGAGGAGAGCCTGAAGAATCAGATTACCTTGTCTTTTGAGTCAGGGTTCGTCGCAGCTCTTGAACAAGTTGCTGTTCTTCATCTGACCATCGACCTATCCGAACTGGATCTGTGCAAGGTGGTGGTGGATGGTAAACTtgtgaaagaagaagaagcttaA
- the LOC137818955 gene encoding uncharacterized protein: MDENMKQFQKELTELEVEAEHLLLARHQLVENDRLRNGNREALTALRKRARTTVSSVPSPFESMMRGVAGTSSRPLVQEVCNTCGNHNSSEPTWMMFPGTDLFARIPFHAAHTILEKDQTQLDFESKKLQSIMKEKAYFLSESGVLADKISPGVLKSLVTLNDKPK; this comes from the exons ATGGATGAGAACATGAAACAGTTCCAAAAAGAGTTAACAGAACTGGAAGTGGAAGCTGAGCATCTTCTTTTAGCCCGACATCAG CTGGTTGAGAATGATAGATTGAGAAATGGGAATAGAGAAGCACTTACTGCATTAAGGAAAAGGGCTCGGACAACAGTGAGCAGTGTTCCATCTCCTTTTGAATCAATGATGAGGGGAGTTGCCGGGACCAGCTCAAGACCTTTGGTTCAGGAGGTTTGCAACACCTGTGGCAACCATAACTCTTCTGAGCCAACATGGATGATGTTTCCAGGAACAGATCTGTTTGCCAGAATTCCGTTTCATGCAGCTCATACTATATTGGAAAAAG ATCAAACACAGCTTGACTTTGAGTCCAAGAAACTACAGAGCATTATGAAGGAAAAAGCTTACTTTCTATCAGAGTCAGGAGTTCTTGCAGACAAGATAAGTCCTGGAGTCCTCAAATCACTTGTAACCTTAAATGACAAGCCAAAGTAA